The following coding sequences lie in one Cercospora beticola chromosome 9, complete sequence genomic window:
- a CDS encoding uncharacterized protein (BUSCO:EOG0926591L), producing the protein MNAPDRYESFLLGEGEKKVEVEQETRVPNASMFTFNKEDHTLGNLLRAKLAKADHVLFAGYQVPHPLFATFKLRVQTDGEITPKEAVVTACQDLVKELGQLDQEFTKEMELKKIAGAGGDL; encoded by the exons ATGAACGCACCAGACAG ATACGAGTCCTTTCTCCTTGGtgagggcgagaagaaggtcgaggTTGAGCAGGAGACTC GCGTCCCAAATGCCTCCATGTTCACTTTCAACAAAGAGGACCACACTCTAGGCAACCTGCTCCGCGCAAAGCTCGCCAAAGCCGACCACGTTCTATTCGCAGGCTACCAAGTTCCCCATCCACTCTTCGCGACCTTCAAGCTCCGTGTTCAGACTGACGGCGAGATCACACCAAAGGAGGCGGTCGTCACTGCGTGTCAGGACCTCGTGAAAGAGCTAGGTCAACTCGACCAGGAATTCACGAAGGAAatggagctgaagaagatcgctGGCGCTGGTGGGGATTTGTGA